Proteins encoded together in one Chromatiales bacterium 21-64-14 window:
- a CDS encoding elongation factor Tu, with protein MSKGKYERKKPHVNVGTIGHVDHGKTTLTAALT; from the coding sequence ATGTCCAAGGGAAAGTACGAGCGTAAGAAGCCGCATGTAAACGTGGGGACGATAGGCCACGTGGACCATGGGAAGACGACGTTGACGGCGGCGTTGACGA